The Amycolatopsis jiangsuensis nucleotide sequence AGGCGCGCACCTCCGCGGCCTCGGCCGCGTCCTGCGCGAGCCGTTGTGCACGGTTCATCGCCGACCACCCCGCTTCCGCGTGTCGACGGTGGTCACGGTCATGGCGCGAGTCAGCGCGTACGACGCGAACAGTGCCGGCAGGCCGAGCACGGCGACCAGCAGCCACGGGCTACCCGGATGCGCAATCACCACCCACTGGACGGCGACGATCAACCCGGCGTTGAACAGCACCCGCCCGACCAGCGACGCGAGCCGCGCCCCGCTCCGAGCGGCTTCGGCGGCAGCCTTCGCCCGACGGGCGCCGGCCCGCCAGACCCAAAACAGCACGAACAGCACGCCGGCTCCGGCGAGGATCTGCGTGGGTGTCACGGTCAGTCCGTTCATCGCTCACCCCGATCGATCCGCTCGCCGCGCCGCAGCCAGTGCGGGTGCAGCGCGCGCCGGTCGTCGTCGGTCATCGCGCCCCAGACGCCGACCGTCTCGGCGCCGGCCGTCCAAAGCTCCAGTTCAAGGCACTCGTCCTGGACCGGGCAGCCACCGCACAAGCGCTTGGCGAACTCCCGATCGTCACGAGCGTCCGGCGGCCCGCCCGCGGCCGGAGTCATGCAGGCTCCGTCGCTGGTCACGATGTTGGTCAGGACATCGGTGGGCACCCATCGCAAGCGGTCCAGCCGCCACGCGATGCCGATCAGCTGGAGGTCGTCCATGCCGCACCTCCGTCCTGAAGCGCCTTGGCCAGCTCGGCGGAGGAGACACGCAGGCCGGTCCGGCATCGGGTGGCGCGCAGGGCGCCAGTCCGGATCGCCCGGCTGACCGTGTTGCGGGAGACGCCGAGAATCCACGCGGACTCGGAAATGGCGTGAAAGGTCGTTTTGGTGTTCATGAGAGAACCATTCTGTTGATTTCAAGACTATGTTGTTTATTTCAGCTGCCACGTGGACGTGTTTGTCCGCGCGCCGCGGCAACACGCACCCGCGGCGCTAATGAACGCTTGAAAAGCCGCTAATCTCGGCGCTGAGGCGGAGCGCGGAGGAATACGTGACGGAGGACTGGGCGGCGGTCGCGAAGGCGATCGACATGCGCGTGCGGGAACTGGGCTGGCGGCAACGCGAGCTGGCCGAGCGGTCGCACGTGTCGCAAGCGACCGTGCGCGAGCTTCAGCACCACGTCGTCGAGCGGCGCCGCAGTGCCCGGACGCTTGAAGCGCTGTCGACGACGCTGGGCTGGCACCCGCGGCATCTGCTCGCCGTGCTGCAGAACCGCACGCCGCCGCACCCGGATGAGCCGGCCGACGACGGCAACGAGCTCGCGTCCAGATTGGACGCGCTTGAACAGCGGCTGGCCGAAATCACCGACCGGCTCGAAGACGTTCAAACAAGCCTGGCGACCGTGGTCGAGCACATCCGGCCGAAGCGTTAGCGAGGTCTTTTCCATGCCTTCAATTCAAGGCTGGAGCGGCCTCGCAACCCATGCACAAGCACCGCAGCACCACCGCACAACCACCGCAGATCACCGACATTCGGGAGCGCAATTGAATCCGGCCGGGGGATGGACGGGACGCACGGCGGCAGCGTTGCAGACTGCATTGCGGCTGAGTCAGGAGCGCTTCGCCGAACGCCTGGGAATCAGCGCGCGCACGGTCGGGGCGTGGCACAAGAAACCGGATCTTCGACCGCAATCAGACATGCAACAGGTCTTGGACACGGCGTTGGCGCAGGCGTCGGACGCCGAGCGCGACCGGTTCGGCGAGCTGACCGGCGACGCACCGGCCAGCGCCTCGCCGGCCGCGTCGAGCGAGGCTGATGAACGCCTGGACGCCGACCCTCACATCGGCGCCGCACTGGAGTGGCTCGACCGTCACGCGCACTGGACGCCGGGCACCGCGCGTCGCGCCGTCGCCGATCGCCTCGCCCGCATCGACGTCCAACAGCTTCAAGACCGCGGGACTCGGCGTGGTTGGGTCAGCCAACGTGACGTCGTCGCCGCGCTGACCACCTACTATGGCAGCCGGCTCGACGACCACGGCCTGTATACGGCGCAATGCGGTGATCTCGCCATGAACACCAGCGTCCTGACCTGCGCAGACTGGCTCGACCTGGATTGCGAGCTGCGTCCGCCGTACGACCAGTTCCGGGTTCCGAGCGCGCAGCCGGAAGCCGACCTCGACCTGGCGGACCACGCCGCCGACCGCGCCGTTCAGCGACTCGCCGAGACGCTGTCCATGAACACCCGGCTCACGGACAGTCCGATCTACCGGCTCACGAGCGCGGACATCCGTGAACACCAGCTTCGCGGCACGTTCGGAGTGTCCCAGTTCGTGCACTACGCGCTGACGGCCGACCTTCTCGAAGGTGAACTGGTCGACGCGGTGGCCGCGGGCTCGACGGCGATGCCGCTCAGGGACCGTTACCTGCCGGACCTCCGCTCGGTGCTCGACGTCGGCGAGCGGCTCTGCGCGGGCGGCGTCCTTGCGCTGACGGCGATCGCCCGGCCCGCCGACCCGTACCGCGGAGACGCCGACTACTTGCTACTGGTCCAAGAGCGGTCCGGCAACGTGTTGAACGCGGCGCGTCGGCTCGCGGTGATACCGAAGGGCTTCCACCAGCCGCTGACCGACCTCCGCCGCGACGCGCAGGTGGGCATGACACTTCGCCGTGAGATGGAAGAAGAGCTGTTCGGCCGGCCCGACGTCGACAACACCCTGGGCGACATGCTAGCGGCGGACCCACTGCACCCAAGCAAGCTCACCGAGCCGATGAGCTGGCTCATCGCGCAGCCCGGCCGGCTGCGGATGGAGTGCACGGGGTTCGGCCTGAACCTCGTCAGCGGAAACTACGAGTTCGCCAGCCTGATCGTCATCGACGACGAAGAGTTTTGGGCACGCTACGGAGGAGTGGTCGAAGCAAACTGGGAATCCGCGACTCTTCGTCAGTATTCGACTACCGACGACGAGCTCGTCACCGAGTTGCTGGGTGATGTAGCGTGGAGCAACGAAGGATTGTTCGCCATGTCGCAAGGGCTCAGGCGCCTTGCGGAAATCGGCGGAGAGCGCGTGAAACTACCTGCGATCGAATGGGAGATCAGCCAGTGACTGACGGTTGGACCGCTGGCAACGCCAACGAAGACGCGGCGGACACGCGCGGCTGGCTGGTCGGCCACTTCATCGATCCGTCGCGGGGTGTCCGAGCGTCCA carries:
- a CDS encoding helix-turn-helix domain-containing protein, whose amino-acid sequence is MTEDWAAVAKAIDMRVRELGWRQRELAERSHVSQATVRELQHHVVERRRSARTLEALSTTLGWHPRHLLAVLQNRTPPHPDEPADDGNELASRLDALEQRLAEITDRLEDVQTSLATVVEHIRPKR
- a CDS encoding transcriptional regulator, whose protein sequence is MRLSQERFAERLGISARTVGAWHKKPDLRPQSDMQQVLDTALAQASDAERDRFGELTGDAPASASPAASSEADERLDADPHIGAALEWLDRHAHWTPGTARRAVADRLARIDVQQLQDRGTRRGWVSQRDVVAALTTYYGSRLDDHGLYTAQCGDLAMNTSVLTCADWLDLDCELRPPYDQFRVPSAQPEADLDLADHAADRAVQRLAETLSMNTRLTDSPIYRLTSADIREHQLRGTFGVSQFVHYALTADLLEGELVDAVAAGSTAMPLRDRYLPDLRSVLDVGERLCAGGVLALTAIARPADPYRGDADYLLLVQERSGNVLNAARRLAVIPKGFHQPLTDLRRDAQVGMTLRREMEEELFGRPDVDNTLGDMLAADPLHPSKLTEPMSWLIAQPGRLRMECTGFGLNLVSGNYEFASLIVIDDEEFWARYGGVVEANWESATLRQYSTTDDELVTELLGDVAWSNEGLFAMSQGLRRLAEIGGERVKLPAIEWEISQ
- a CDS encoding helix-turn-helix domain-containing protein; translated protein: MNTKTTFHAISESAWILGVSRNTVSRAIRTGALRATRCRTGLRVSSAELAKALQDGGAAWTTSS
- a CDS encoding WhiB family transcriptional regulator, with translation MDDLQLIGIAWRLDRLRWVPTDVLTNIVTSDGACMTPAAGGPPDARDDREFAKRLCGGCPVQDECLELELWTAGAETVGVWGAMTDDDRRALHPHWLRRGERIDRGER